The genomic segment CCAGCAGTTGTGGTAGTGGAGGATGATCTGGAGGTGGCACCAGACTTCTTTGAGTACTTCCAGGCCACCTACccactgctgagaacagacccctCCCTTTGGTGTGTGTCTGCTTGGAATGACAACGGCAAGGAGCAGATGGTGGACTCAAGCAAACCAGAGCTGCTCTATCGAACAGACTTTTTTCCTGGCCTTGGCTGGCTACTGTTGGCTGAGCTGTGGGCAGAGCTGGAGCCCAAGTGGCCCAAGGCATTCTGGGACGACTGGATGCGCAGACCTGAGCAGCGGAAGGGGCGGGCCTGTATTCGTCCAGAAATTTCAAGAACAATGACCTTCGGCCGCAAGGGTGTGAGCCACGGGCAGTTCTTTGACCAGCATCTTAAGTTCATCAAGCTGAACCAGCAGTTTGTGTCCTTCACCCAGTTGGACTTGTCATACCTGCAGCGGGAGGCCTATGACCGGGATTTCCTTGCCCGTGTCTATGGTGCTCCCCAGCTGCAGGTGGAGAAAGTGAGGACCAATGACCGGAAGGAACTGGGAGAGGTTCGGGTACAGTACACGACTAGAGACAGCTTCAAGGCCTTCGCTAAGGCCCTGGGTGTCATGGATGACCTCAAGTCTGGTGTCCCCAGGGCTGGCTACCGGGGCATTGTCACTTTCCAGTTCCGGGGCCGGCGTGTCCACCTGGCACCTCCACAGACCTGGGATGGCTATGATCCTAGCTGGAATTAGCAGCATCTGCCTTTCCCTGCTGGGTCTCCTTGCCATGTCATGAGTTGAGACAGGTGTGCAGTCCCTGGGCTATACCATCCTGTCAGTGGTTCCCTCTTGGGTCTATAGATCTTCCTTTTTtccgtccccccacccccagtggcattCTAGTGCACAAATCATAAGATGAGGGTTATACTCCCGTTGTCAAGGGAGTCACGTATCAGGAGAACTATTGTGTGGTGTATTTGGGGGT from the Peromyscus eremicus chromosome 8a, PerEre_H2_v1, whole genome shotgun sequence genome contains:
- the Mgat1 gene encoding alpha-1,3-mannosyl-glycoprotein 2-beta-N-acetylglucosaminyltransferase is translated as MLKKQSAGLVLWGAIIFVGWNALLLLFFWTRPAPGRPPSDSALDDDPASLTREVIRLAEDAEVELERQRGLLQQIGEHYALLSQRWKVPTVAPPAWPHMPVTPSPAVIPVLVIACDRSTVRRCLDKLLHYRPSAERFPIIVSQDCGHEETAQVIASYGSAVTHIRQPDLSNIAVQPDHRKFQGYYKIARHYRWALGQIFNKFKFPAVVVVEDDLEVAPDFFEYFQATYPLLRTDPSLWCVSAWNDNGKEQMVDSSKPELLYRTDFFPGLGWLLLAELWAELEPKWPKAFWDDWMRRPEQRKGRACIRPEISRTMTFGRKGVSHGQFFDQHLKFIKLNQQFVSFTQLDLSYLQREAYDRDFLARVYGAPQLQVEKVRTNDRKELGEVRVQYTTRDSFKAFAKALGVMDDLKSGVPRAGYRGIVTFQFRGRRVHLAPPQTWDGYDPSWN